The following proteins come from a genomic window of Megalops cyprinoides isolate fMegCyp1 chromosome 6, fMegCyp1.pri, whole genome shotgun sequence:
- the tubb1 gene encoding tubulin beta-1 chain has protein sequence MREIVHLQIGQCGNQIGSKFWEVISDEHGINTVGSYEGDCDLQLERLNVYFNEAHGGKYVPRALLVDLEPGTMDSVRSSRIGQLFRPDNFIHGNSGAGNNWAKGHYTEGAELVENVIDRVRNECESCDCLQGFQFVHSLGGGTGSGMGTLIINKIREEYPDRIMNSFSVMPSPKVSDTVVEPYNATLSIHQLIENTDETYCIDNEALYDICFRTLKLTTPTYGDLNHLVSLTMSGVTTSLRFPGQLNADLRKLAVNMVPFPRLHFFMPGFAPLTSRGSQQYRALTVPELTQQMFDARNMMTACDPRHGRYLTVAGVFRGRMSTKEVDEQMLAIQQKNSSYFVDWIPHNVKVAVCDIPPRGLKMASTFIGNNTAIQEIFRRVGEQFSLMFRRKAFLHWYTGEGMDEMEFTEAESNLNDLVSEYQQYQDATADLDWEPEEGGEEEGPSPMVTKSHARTEIRTETVTETTTEIVEEE, from the exons ATGCGCGAGATTGTTCATCTGCAGATCGGGCAGTGTGGAAACCAGATCGGCTCAAAG TTTTGGGAGGTGATCAGTGACGAACATGGAATTAACACGGTAGGAAGCTATGAAGGCGACTGTGACCTGCAGCTGGAGAGGCTTAATGTCTACTTCAACGAGGCACACG GTGGAAAGTATGTCCCTCGGGCCCTGCTGGTTGACCTGGAGCCTGGAACCATGGACAGTGTGAGGAGCAGCCGAATTGGACAGCTCTTCAGGCCTGACAACTTCATACATG GCAATTCAGGTGCTGGGAACAACTGGGCCAAGGGGCACTACACTGAAGGGGCTGAGCTGGTTGAGAATGTGATTGACAGGGTGCGCAACGAGTGCGAGAGCTGCGACTGCCTGCAGGGCTTCCAGTTTGTGCACTCGCTAGGCGGGGGCACAGGCTCCGGCATGGGAACCCTCATCATCAACAAGATCCGCGAGGAGTACCCGGACCGCATCATGAACAGCTTCAGCGTCATGCCTTCCCCGAAGGTTTCCGACACGGTGGTGGAGCCCTACAACGCCACTCTGTCTATCCACCAGCTCATAGAGAACACAGACGAGACCTACTGCATCGACAACGAAGCGCTTTACGACATCTGTTTCCGCACGCTGAAGCTGACCACGCCCACCTACGGGGACCTCAACCATCTGGTCTCCCTGACCATGAGCGGGGTGACCACCTCCCTGCGATTCCCTGGCCAGCTCAACGCCGACCTGCGCAAGCTGGCCGTCAACATGGTGCCCTTTCCTCGCCTCCACTTCTTCATGCCGGGCTTCGCCCCGTTGACATCTCGTGGGAGCCAGCAGTACCGCGCACTCACAGTGCCTGAGCTCACCCAACAGATGTTTGACGCGCGCAACATGATGACGGCCTGTGATCCGAGGCATGGCCGCTACCTGACGGTGGCTGGGGTGTTCCGCGGCCGCATGTCCACCAAGGAAGTGGATGAACAGATGCTGGCCATACAGCAGAAGAACAGCAGCTACTTTGTGGACTGGATCCCGCACAACGTCAAGGTGGCAGTGTGTGACATCCCTCCACGGGGGCTTAAGATGGCCTCCACTTTCATCGGCAACAACACAGCCATCCAAGAGATATTCCGCAGGGTGGGCGAGCAGTTCTCCCTCATGTTCCGACGCAAGGCCTTCCTACACTGGTACACAGGGGAGGGTATGGACGAGATGGAGTTCACCGAGGCTGAGAGCAACCTCAATGACCTGGTGTCCGAGTACCAGCAATACCAGGATGCCACTGCTGACCTCGACTGGGAaccagaggagggaggagaggaggaaggtcCATCACCGATGGTAACAAAATCTCACGCCAGGACTGAGATCAGAACTGAAACAGTGACTGAAACTACAACTGAGATAGTAGAGGAAGAGTAG
- the atp5f1e gene encoding ATP synthase subunit epsilon, mitochondrial: MVAYWRQAGLSYIRYSAICARVVRAALKPQLKVEAEKAAEANVKISRPKAT, from the exons ATGGTTGCATACTGGAGACAGGCGGGCTTGAG CTATATCCGCTACTCGGCGATCTGCGCTAGAGTGGTGCGGGCAGCGCTGAAACCCCAGCTCAAAGTAGAGGCGGAGAAAGCTGCCGAGGCCAACGTGAAGATCAGCAGACCTAAAGCAACAT GA